The sequence TAAAACATACGTCTATCTCTGCAAAATATCGTGTGCTCActtatgtgtcttcttttgactAAAATGAAAGCTTTGTCGATCTGCCTTGTACATCTGCCTTGCTCACAGCTGTATCCCTAGGGCTCAGCTGTCCGGGTGCATGgcagacatttaataaatatttgtcaaatgaatgaatcaaaGCTTAATTCAGGATCCCATTTACCAGTCATCAAGTAGCGTGCAGACTTACTGCCTCCATGATTTATGATAATACATTAAGTCAGTTTAATTGGAAGGATGTTCTTCTACTTGTCTAactacattattttcttttatttctgatctcTTTCTGCAGCCAGGAATAGTGCTATGGAAAACAGACTGCACAGTACTAGTTCTATTATGTAAGAGTTTTAATCTATTCTTGATGGGAAATAGGTCAGACACTGCACCATCTGTTCTGATGGAACCATACTATTATGAAGTAGCTTTAGCTTATTGCCCAACTTCTATGAGCAGTTCAACTTGTTTAATAGTTGCCAGAGATAAAACAGGATTAAAGGCTAAGTACAACTGAGTTCATCttctaaattctgtttttttttaatgcaatagaCCTCAAAAATCAAGTCTGTTTTACTGTCTCCCAATTTATAATAACAAGGAGTATATGGGTGATGCCCAGGTAAAATAGTCCAAGGCAGCTTCAGCTATGAGTTCACAGTGGTGCAGAGCACagagatttcaaaataattaccAGAATTCCACTTTCTTACCTTTCTTATTTAAGATAATAGAAATAATGAGAGCCACCTGAAAACTTCAGCAGTATTTCCCCACTCCTCTGATTATTTAAAGTGCCTAATATTTTCACAAAGTGGccaatttaaataataatgaagGATGCGAATACATTTAGTTATACAAATGTTGACATCATCCAGAAGATTGTTTAGTTTGCAGTTAAGAACAAAGTAAGTATCCTAGAATAATGAAGTCACAATTCACAGTTACCGTaattcaaaataagaaatgtcaaaatgtaaacattttaaaatattactatattTAAGAGTATGatatgacttttttatttttatttttatttttcgtagagatagagcctccctctgctgcccacactgcttttgaactcctggtctcaagtgatcctcccacctcggcctcccaaagtgctgggattacagatgtgagccactgcacctggcggagatgactttttaaaagcctttataaggatatgaacagacacttctgaaaagaagacatttatgcagccaacagacacatgaaaaaatgctcatcatcactggccatcagagaaatgcaaatcaaaaccacactgagataccatctcacaccagttagaatggtgaccattaaaaagttaggaaaaaacaggtgctagagaggatgtggagaaataggaacacttttacactgttggtgggactgtaaactagttcaaccattgtggaagacagtgtggtgattcctcaaggatctagaactagaaataccatttgacccagcaatcccattactgggtatatacccaaaggattataaaacatgctgctataaaggcacatgcacacgtatgtttactgtggcactgttcacaatagcaaagacttggaaccaacccaaatgtccatcaatgatagactggattaagaaaatgtggcacatatacaccatggaatactatgcagccatacaaaaggatgagttcatgtcctttgtagggacatggatgaagctggaaaccatcattctcagcaaaccatcgcaagagcaaaaaagcaaacaccacatgttctcactcacaggtgggaattgaacaatgagaacacatggacacaggaaggggaacatcacacatggggccTGTcatagggtgggaggaggggggagggaaagcattaggagatatacctaatgctaaatgatgagttaatgggtgcggcacaccaacatggcacatgtatacatatgtaacaaacctgcacggtgtgcacatgtacactagaacttaaagtataataaaaaaatttttaaaaagcctttataaactaaaccaaatataaacaaaaataaactatacATCTTGACAGCTCTATTTTAGCTCTAAGTCAAAGCaggtaaattttttttcccaatagctttattgggatataattAACATCCCACAAACCTCACCCTTTTAAAGTCTGCAATTCAGTGGTTCTTAGTATGTTGCAgatttgtgcaaccatcaccactatctgtggaacatttttatcaccctgaAAAGAAACTGTATACCCATAAGTAGTcattccccttccccagccccagtcaagccctAATCgaatttctgtctctatggatttgcctattctgcacATTTCATGTAAACAGAATCATATTTAAAtgacaatatgtggccttttgtgactagcttcttaAATTTGGCATAATCATTTCATAGTTCATCCATGTTATGGCATGTAACAGAacgatatttctttttattgcagaaGAGCAGTTTGCTGGATGGataaaccacattttgtttatccatttgtcagtTTATGAACATTTGCATAggtttcactttttggctattatgaataatgctgccatgaacaagactttatgtggacatatgctttcactTCTCATGGTATGTAAGTAGGGGAGGGATTGCTGAGTCATAAGGCAACTAACTTTctgaggaactgtcaaactgcTTTGTACAGctgctgcaccattttatgttcccacTCGCAGTGTAtgagggctccaatttctccacatcctcatcaacacttgctatggcctattttattttggCCACCCCAGCCCactctgtggttttgctttgcatttccctgatggctaatgatatcCAGCATTTTCATGCACATATTGGtcacttgtatatcttctattcaaatcctttgcccatttttaaattgagttgtctttttgttgttgaattttaagagttcttaaaTATGCTGGATACGAGTTCCTGCTCAGACAAATATAATTTGCagatatcttctcccattctgtgggttgtcggttgtcatttcactttctttctttttcttttttctttttttttttttttttttttgtatttttagtagagatggggtttcaccatgttggtcaggctggtctcgaactcctgacctcgggtcaTCCaaccgctttggcctcccaaagtgctgggattgcacatgtgagccactgcgcctggcctcacttTCTTGATGTTGTCCTTTGAaacataaaaatttttcaaaggaCAAACTTTGAATGAAGTTTTCGGATGAAGTCTAATCTATcaatttttcctttgttcttgtgcttttggtgtcatatctaagaaactattGCATAATCCAAAGAAGCAGATAGATTTTTACatagtttatataaatttttccatttgttattgGTTTTCAAAGCAATCATCATCACatcatctataaacagatgtgtgAATATATAGCTACATCTTATGAGTGAAAAataagaggccgggtgcggtgggtcacgcctataatcccagcactttgggaggctgaggcgggctgattacctgaggtcaggagtttgagaccagcctggccaacatggtgaaaccctgtctctgctaaaaacacaaaaattagccaggcatggtggcaggagcctgtaattccagctacttgggaggctgaggcaggagaattgcttgaacccaggaggcagaggttgcagtgagccgagatcacaccattgcactccagcctgggcagcaagagtgaaactccgtctcaaaaaaaaaaaaaagagagagaaagtaaaagaagaaatatatttttaatttattgaattatGTAGCCTTCTCCAGTATTGACTAAACTGGTAAAAATACAACAGCATAATTATGAATTATTCATAAATCAAATAAGTACATTCACAGCACCGGGCTAAGATATGACATTAAAGAAAGTGCCAATGTCTAATAAGATTCATATGATACAAAAGGGAAGGAGGACAAGCCCATATGCCTGATATCTAACTAGTAACTAGTTCTCActggaaatttaatttttgtctttgctgCATCCTGGTTATTCTCTGCCTGCCCCTTCAACTGTTTGACTTTGTGTACCCTGCTCTGTGCTTTGGAGGCTGACCCCACAAATTATATGACTTGGACTTTCTTGCTGGCCCGAGTTCCTGCTGCACTTGGTTAAAAGGATGATGGGGGAGAAAGGTTATGGTGTTTCTTCTCTGCTTCCTATCTGGGGCATCTCTCTGGCTGCCTCGACAATGCCCACTCTCTATAATGGCCTTCATGAAAGTTTCTTGATTGAACCAGCTGAGTGGGGCCCCGTTTTCTGCCAGGACTCTGAGTCAGGCCCAGCTGTGACATTTGTAGGGGCCAGTGTAAGAACATTATCAGAGGcctatatattatattcttagGATTTAAAAGTGGTCAGTTATTTGAAATCTGGCCAACAAACTGTTAACTAAAATATATTATGCCTTCCTACTGtgaaaaatatccctttgtaaCGAATGATCTAGGAGACCCGCACACACTTAGGATTCTCAGACGTTTTCAGAATTCCACGTAGGAACAGGGTAGCCCAGGGTGAACTGGCCCTCAGCCCTTGGTGCCCAGCTGGAGCCCACCCCCATTCTGCTCTACCCCTTGCACCACCCTGCTCAGAAACGGTCATTACAGGGTGTGGAACAGCCCCACCCTGTGATTCCAAAGTCCAGCCACACCCTTTAGAAGGAGTCGCCCCTTGGCTCCTTCCTTGGTCTACAGGTGAGCACACTGGGCACAGTCCACCCTCAGGAGAAGGTGGCTGAGGAAGAGGATCATCCAGGCCCTTACTGGACATGAGCCCAGAACTGGGCTGGGAATTGCAGGGACCCAGGTGGGCAGAGTTCAGTCTAGAAGGAAGGAGACGTGGTGAGCTCCCAGTGGGCATCTCCCACTTGGCCCTGAGAGCTCCTTTCTTCTTAGGGCGGGGCACGGCCCAGAGCCGAGGGAGCTCTCTAAAGTACAAGGCCCTAGGCAGGGGCTCCCTTGCAAGAGTGTAAGCCTTTTCCTCACAGAGCTTACCACTTTATTCAAAAGGAGATCCGTGCATAAAAAGGGCTGTAGAATATTCTGAATCATTAAACATTGACTGTACACAGATTTGAGTTTGTAAAGATGGTAGATTCATATTTCTTAAGCAAATTAAACTCACCTTGTTCAGTCGAACGAACCACTTTTGACAACATGGACCGTAGAACAGAGAATGGCACAATAGCGAAAAGGAACGGCACCCTGGCTGTGAGAGAAAGGATTCAAAATCACTGGCTCATTCTGAAAGCTAATGGCCAATTTAAAATAGGAAACACTTTCACTCTGTctaagtatttccttttctacaagcATCCTAACTCATTGTAtctaaaaattgaattaattaattgtAGAACTCTGTTTGATGAATTAAAGTAGACTATGGACAGGTCAGTTTAAGGTTACTTTACTCTAGAATTCTTATTCCAGCACAGAGAACAAGAGTTCATGTAATTTTTAGGTCTAGATCTATTTATATAATCTGCCGATTAAGACTGAtctgctggctgggtgcagtggctcacacctgtaatcccagcactttgggaggccgaggagggcagatcacctgagtttgggagttcgagaccagcctgaccaacatggagaaatcctgtctttactaaaaatcaaaattagccaggcgtggtggcacacgcctgtaatcccagctacttgggaggctgaggcaggagaatcacttgaacccgggaggtggaggttgcagtgagcccagatcatgccactgcactccagcctggcgacagagtgagactccatctcaaagaaaaaaaaaaaaaactgatctgCTTATTTTCCTAATTATATATTAACCTCTTATTTAGCAAATCGTGACTgctaattcatttttgtttgtgcttttttcAGACTTGGCACTCTTAGTGTTAGCATGCCTTTAttatattgatttattcattGGTAAACTGGTTCTTTATCATCTTGCCTGTTCATCTTTGTGGCAGAATAACTTCATAAACACAAATTACCTCTGGTCCTCAGTTATGACCCTTAATAGTCAGTAGTTTTCATTACatcataaaatagtaaaatatgacATTAGCAGACCACTTTACAATTCTCAAAGTGTTTTCACATAGATTAACTTACCTGACCTTGGCAGCTCTtagggagacagggagaaaaaCTGGCCATTATTGAATAGTAGGGATTGTGCTAAGCGAGTGCTTGACAGCTACCTAACGTTCACTGTAATCCTCTAAATTAGGTAGTACCacgcccattttacagatgagaaaatgagggCTGAGAGTagttcagtaacttgcccaagatcatctAGTACTATAGATGGAAGTTAGGCCCAATTCTATTTGGTCACACTGCTTCCCTGCAAGATAGTAAGGGGTTAACACTTTTATTAGAGAAAAGAGTAAATTGGACCTTTCCCAGAGTCTCATTTTATAGTTCTGTAGCCTTTTCCAATGCAGTATCTCATTTGAATCCTGCAAAAACAGTTATAAGGTAGGTAGTTAAGGAAGCAGTCTAATTTGCCAACCAGCAATTCATCAAAAATCAATTTATGAAATGGCCAATTTGCTGAAAGATCAATTTGCAaaacctgtctttaaaaaatttcttgaatatattaaattgatatagtttttttcttataagtatTTTTAGTATACTTTATATCATTGTCCTAAATATTTTTATGGAAAGTAGTCTTATTAGCAGCATTTTAAGAAATCTTCACTTTAATGAAAGCTATATTGAAGAACTGATTCATAAGAAGAATGTTCCTCAAAACAATTTTGAGGCAAatatacacatttgggaaattgtGGTTATTCAGtggattaaatttttaaagcGAATTTGGCTTTCGGCTTATTGACTCCTGGCAAACTAGTTATTACCCTTTAATTGAACTAGAATGGCTTAAATAGAGGGCTTTAGATTAAAGTTTCTCCCCCAGTAGactaaattcattttatatgaaTATCAAATACATAGTTAGTTCTAAAGCTACACTTGGAACTCACCTAAAAACATCATCAGTGTTGTACTGGCAAACGCGGTCATAGCCATTCCTGTCATCGTGGTAAAAATCCCAATGAAGGCCATATGAATATCTTCCATACAATAAGAAAAAAGCCATATTCCTAGGAAACTAGTCAAAAAAGAGGCACTACCCAAAGCTGATCCATAACCTATAAAAACTTCATTCCAGCAGAGTGGTGAATCCAATTCATAAAGGATAAAAATTGGGGCAATGCCAattaccacaaaaaaataagtgatTACTGTAAAAAGTAACAAACAGAGCAAAAATCGTCTCTTACCAGAAGCATTCTTAAAAAGCATGTAAGTTCGGTAAAATAGGTTTTTGAAGCCTTCACTACATGACATAGTAACATTCTGAGATGAACACTCTTTCACTGGATCTccgagaaaaaataaaatatagatcaaATTAACAGCAAGAGACGTAGCAATAATTAGAAACGACCACCCAAAACCTAGCTCTCTAATAAAATAGCCAGATGACAGTCCTGTTAGTCCAGTAACAAGTCCAAGTAGAAAGTCAATGACAGCTATtcgaattgttttttgtttgtgttctttaCACTGATCAACTATATAGGCAAAGCAAGCTCCCCAAAATGTGGTATAATTGCCACAAAATGCACCAATGAAGGTAGATGCAATCAAAAGCTGGAATGGAAAGGCAAAATAGCAAAGCAAACAGAGCCAAACGCTGGTTGCAAGAGCACCAACGGAAGACAAAATCATAGGGAATTTTCGTCCGTAGTGATCACTAATAGACAAAAGTATGAATGTAGACACTAGACCAGGAATTAATCCACTTATGTCCATCTGCAGATTAAAACGTGACACTTTTTTCTGAACTTCCtgcaaagaaatataaagaagacAATGTGTTTACAGTAGTTAACACAACGTGTATAAAAATATCATGGTGCATATGCTTTTTTCCCTGTGGCCAGTAGGTTATGGGTGGGGAATCTCTGGTGGATGGGCAGGACTAATAGAGCTTACATTTTCATACAGTTTATAAAGCAATACAGactgagtatcccttatctgaaatgcttgagaccagaagtatttcagattttggattttttcagacTTTgggatatttgcatgtatataatgAGAGATACCTTGTGGATGGGACTCACatttaaacacaaaattcatttatgtttcatatatacctcatacatatagcctgaaggtaattttatacaatattttaaacaaatttgtgCATAAAACAGTTGCCATTGAGTACTTGTGTGTGGAATTTTACACTTGTGGTTAAGTGTGGTgatcaaaaagtttcagattttggtcgggcgtggtggctcatgcctgtaatcctcatattttgggaggccgaggcaggaggatcacttgaggtcaggagtttgagaccagcttggccaacatggtaaaactctgtctctaccaaaaaatacaaaaaaaaaaaaaaaaaaattagcctttaTTTAGGGAGAGCTTGGCTGTtgcccttatttttttttttttttacctatgtCTTCACAGATAGATTAGTGAGAAACATATTCCTTTATTtactaaataaaagaatttaaaataagataaaattgaaAGAGGAGCCTTACACTGTCTACAGATGGTAGCATACcgtggctgagtgtggtggcttacgcttataatcccagcactgtgggaggccgaggtgggagcatcacttgtgcccaggaatttgagaccagcctgggcaacatagcgagaccctgtctctaaaaataaattaaaaaaaattaggccaggcacggtggctcacgcctgtaatcctagcactttgggaggccaaggtgggcggatcacttgaggtcaggagtttgagaccagcctggccaacatggcaaaaccctgtctctactaaaaatacaaaaattagccgggcgtggtggcgtatgcctgtagtctccgctacttgggaggctgaggcagaagaattgcttgaacctgggaggcagaggttgcaatgagctgagattgtgccattgcactccagcctgggcgacacagtgagactccatctcaaataaataaaaataaaaagtaaataaaggtgGTAGTATGTCATGACCTGAGGAGTAAGATAAACTCAACTTCCAAGGACCAAAATGACAATGACAgatgacatacacacacagattgGAAGATGTGTCAATCATTACACTAGTTACTTGATGGAAGGAATTTTGCAtgatcttaaaacattttttgcttgccatttctctgtattttccaaagtCAATATAAAAAGTGTGTGCCATTTGTATACTGGGAAATGCTAAGctgatttaaaaaacagatttaaacCGTTTTTAGTCATTGAATGAATCACTGAAGGTGATGGTGGTGCCTCCTGGGAAACAAAAATGTTCCTTTGTCCTAAGGAGCAAACAGAGAATAGGCCACcactccagcgtgggtggcaGGTGAGGGTAGGGGTGGTTTCTGGTTCCCAGAGGTCTAAGAGCACCAACTTTAAGGGAAGGGATCTAGAGTAGTAGGTTCTCTTGAATATtaatccaattaagaaacaaTACATGAAAAAGTCAATTTGAAAATTCGGCAAAAATCTTTGACATGAGACCACTGCTGTGGGCAGTAGGGGGCTCTCAGCAGCTGGGCCAGGCTGGAGGTGGGCCAACACTTGCCCCCTGTACGGTTGCAGAAGCTACCAAGCTGGCTGGACCAAGGCCCGTCTTCCCTCAGTCCAAGAGGGCAAGAGCAGCAGACTTTCCCAGACATTCTTGTCCTCTCCTCCCTGGTCCCTCCCACTGCAACCAGGGGGCCTGCTCCTACAGGTCAGCCAAAAGAAAGCACAGAATCAAATACAGAAATTGATGAGCCTGTAAGGAgaaatttgttaaaggatacaaaattacagctagacaggaggaataagttctggtgttctgtaGCAccacagggtgactacagttaacagtAATAtgttatatagtttcaaatagcaaGAAGGAGGGTATTGAATGTTCCCAAGGCAAAGAAATGAGAGATGTCTGAgttgatggatatgctaattagcctgatctgatcactatacattgtaTGTATCAAAACACCACTGTATactccatgaatatgtacaatgattatctgtcaattaaaaaaataaaataaggccgggcacggtggctcacgcctgtaatcccaacactttgagaggaccagacaggaggctcacttgaggtcacgagttcaaggcaagcctgggaaacagagcaagaccctgtctctacaaaaaaaaaaaaaaaaaaaatcaaaaattagctgagtatagtggcacgtgcctgtagtcccagctactcaggaggctgaggtgagaggatcccttgagcctaggagttcaaagttgcagcGAGCTATtaccacgccactccactccagcgtGGGccgcagaatgagaccctgtctcaaaaagtaccatacatgcataaatacataataaacaaaataaaataaaaaacacttcaGGTGATTCCCATGTCCAGTCAAGGTTAAAAAACACTGTGTTAGAGGTTCCAGGATGGGATTCAAGTATGTATATTAACAAACGTCTCCAGAGCCGAAATCTGAAGAGCATCCCTGCTCTAGGACCCCAACTTTGAAACTAAGAGGATTTGTTAAACTCTATTCtgtttatgtgtgtttttctcaACCTAGAGAGACTCTGGGCGTCTCGGGTTCAGAGCCGTTTTGCTTATCCTTGTCACCACAGGATAATGTGtgataaacatttgtttaatgcatgaataaacacttaaaaaaagaaactatgagcCGATCGAAGCTTCTCACTCCCGGGAATGACATAGGAGACATTCTTGAAGGGAGATAAGACCGCTGGGTGAGACTCAgggcccttcttttttttttttttttattatactttaagtttgagggtacatgtgcacattgtgcaggttagttacatatgtatacatgtgccatgctggtgcgctgcacccactaactcgtcatctagcattaggtatatctcccaatgctatccctccccact comes from Pan troglodytes isolate AG18354 chromosome 14, NHGRI_mPanTro3-v2.0_pri, whole genome shotgun sequence and encodes:
- the SLC46A3 gene encoding lysosomal proton-coupled steroid conjugate and bile acid symporter SLC46A3 encodes the protein MKILFVEPAIFLSAFAMTLTGPLTTQYVYRRIWEETGNYTFSSDSNISECEKNKSSPIFAFQEEVQKKVSRFNLQMDISGLIPGLVSTFILLSISDHYGRKFPMILSSVGALATSVWLCLLCYFAFPFQLLIASTFIGAFCGNYTTFWGACFAYIVDQCKEHKQKTIRIAVIDFLLGLVTGLTGLSSGYFIRELGFGWSFLIIATSLAVNLIYILFFLGDPVKECSSQNVTMSCSEGFKNLFYRTYMLFKNASGKRRFLLCLLLFTVITYFFVVIGIAPIFILYELDSPLCWNEVFIGYGSALGSASFLTSFLGIWLFSYCMEDIHMAFIGIFTTMTGMAMTAFASTTLMMFLARVPFLFAIVPFSVLRSMLSKVVRSTEQGTLFACIAFLETLGGVTAVSTFNGIYSATVAWYPGFTFLLSAGLLLLPAISLCVVKCTSWNEGSYELLIQEESSEDASDRAC